In one Vanessa tameamea isolate UH-Manoa-2023 chromosome 10, ilVanTame1 primary haplotype, whole genome shotgun sequence genomic region, the following are encoded:
- the LOC113403950 gene encoding ell-associated factor Eaf, whose protein sequence is MADKHSLNYDVRELKLGTSFTNNKTSQYHTIKYDFKPASVDVNKMATVDVGTNNQVTVTVPHLDGAGVPQTVFKGSQRPYTKECVLIIDRVTGEITLEKLSSNIQVKKTRQETNQKQRPLTPVTTEFTNTTQRSTSRTRVATNRRTANNTGPSGVQNTQNRFNHGAQKSQNMVRSPPRVKTSPPQAPWSAGGNSTLASLPMIGFDEAPARSPPPQPPPHVPAHAHPQQHIPAHAQPHVAPHAHVPQHVPAHVSAHVPQAARHAPPPAPLPQPPSAVSRQDDSSSSSSSDSDSDSGSGSDSDDNDSSAHHSLTNGAADAGGAGGAGGAGGAALPSDVLNDDLCLSESGSDSD, encoded by the exons atgATTTCAAGCCAGCTTCGGTGGATGTCAATAAAATGGCAACAGTTGATGTTGGGACTAATAATCAAGTGACTGTAACTGTACCACATTTGG ATGGTGCTGGAGTCCCACAGACAGTATTTAAAGGAAGTCAACGGCCGTATACAAAAGAATGTGTTTTGATAATAGATAGAGTTACCGGGGAGATAACATTGGAAAAGCTTTCAAGtaatattcaagtaaaaaaaacgag ACAAGAAACAAACCAGAAGCAACGACCATTGACCCCTGTGACCACAGAATTCACAAACACGACTCAAAGATCGACGTCTCGTACTCGCGTCGCTACCAACAGACGTACTGCCAATAACACag GTCCCAGCGGTGTACAGAATACTCAGAATCGGTTTAATCATGGAGCACAGAAATCACAAAACATGGTCAGATCTCCTCCGCGAGTCAAAACGTCTCCACCACAGGCTCC aTGGTCAGCCGGTGGCAACAGCACCCTCGCGTCTCTGCCTATGATAGGGTTTGACGAAGCGCCAGCGCGGTCCCCGCCCCCGCAGCCGCCGCCGCATGTGCCCGCACATGCACATCCGCAGCAACATATACCTGCACATGCGCAACCTCACGTGGCCCCCCATGCGCATGTTCCGCAACACGTGCCAGCGCACGTGTCTGCGCACGTTCCTCAGGCGGCCCGCCACGCACCGCCCCCCGCGCCCCTTCCGCAACCTCCCTCCGCC GTGTCGCGGCAAGACGACAGCTCCTCGAGTTCATCTAGTGACAGTGACAGCGATAGCGGTAGCGGTAGCGACAGCGACGATAACGACTCCAGTGCGCACCACTCGCTCACGAACG GCGCGGCGgacgcgggcggcgcgggcggcgcggggggcgcgggcggcgcggcgctgCCCAGCGACGTGCTCAACGACGACCTGTGCCTGTCCGAGTCGGGCAGCGACTCCGACTGA